The Pseudanabaena sp. FACHB-2040 nucleotide sequence AAGAAGGATTAAGTCCTGTGAAAGATATTGCATGATGAATTCCTTATTGAGGTACGCTCCGGTTCCTTCAGAATTGCGTCTCGGTGCTAATCGCAAGTCTGATACCGAAAGGTAAAGATCTTAAGCGGCTTCTATCCATGTGCCTGTGCGATCAAGAAAGGGAGAGCAGTCAGGCAGACCATTGAAGCAAGAAACCTGGCAATAAAAGCTGAGAAGAACCCTGTGATTTAGCGCATTCCCAGCGTCTTGAGATCAGGGATTGCTGCGTTAGCGGAGGTTTCGCCAGCGACGGGCAAATTCCTCTAGCGCTGATCTAGAAGTCTGGGATTGCAACCAGTCAAATGCCTGTTGTTGATAAGGGTAGTTCGATGGCTCGTAGTAAGCGGCGGCATCCGTCAGTTGAATGGGTGCATTGCTACCTCGACGAAGGGCTTGCCAAGTTTGAGTACCAACTATGCCATCTGCAACAAGACCATTCTGCTGTTAAAACTGAACCACTGCGACTCACGTCGCATCGTCAAAGATTCCATCGACTGTAATGTTGATTCCTTTCGCATTGAGCAATTGTTGTAGCTCAGTAACAGCAGCACCGGAATCGCCTTGGCGTAGTGTTGAGTCTGTAGCGATGAAAGTAGAGGTCATAGATTTATCTCCTGACCGCATGACTGTTTGCATAAATTCAATATAGGTGGCCGTCCTCAAGCTGTCGCCTACAGCAAGTTAAATCTTTTACAGTGCAAATTGATAGATTAACCATGCCATCGCAGAGTAGAAGGCTGGCTCTAACTTAAGTTAGAATCCGAACTTGATCGAAAGTACATCCTACAAACTGACAATGCCGCGCTTAACGGCAACAATCACAGCTTGGGTGCGATCGCTGACATCTAACTTGTTCAAAATCCGATTGACATGGGATTTAACCGTACCTTCACCAATGCTCAAAGCAGCCGCAATATCGGCATTGCTCATCCCCTGTGCCAGTGAGCGGAGTACCGCCAGTTCTCGTTCACTCAGTTCTGGATTGCTGAGCCGCTGTACCAACTTTGCTCCCACATCGGGCGGAATATACTTCTGACCCCGATGAACGGTACGAATCGCATTTAGAAGCTCGTCAGGTTCAGTTTCTTTCAACAGGTATCCTTTTGCGCCTGCCTGCAACCCCCGGTAAATATCCTCGTCGCTATCATACGTTGTCAGTACAATAATCCGAGCCGATTTAGCAGCAGCACAAATTGCACCGATGGCGGCAACTCCTTCTACTTCCGGCATGCGGAGATCCATCAGCGTGATATCCGGTTGGTGTTCCTCAAATAGCGCGATCGCCTGTTCCCCATTTTCGGCTTGGGCAATCACGCTCATGTCTGGGTCACGATTAATAATCGTGGCTAATCCTTGCCGAAAAATAGCATGATCGTCCGCAATCAAAACCCGAATAGTCGTGGCTTGGCTCATCGTGATGCTCGCTCAAGGGTTGACGGTGACGATAATCTCTGTTCCTTGTCCAGGTTGACTCCTAATCGTCAGTTGTGCGCCGATGCGCTCTGCCCGTTCGCTCATGCCGAGTAAGCCAAATCCCTCAAAGGCTGGAATACTGCCAACTCCAAAGCCCTGTCCATTGTCTTGCACACGCAAGCAAACCTGGTCACGCTCGTAGATTAGCTCCACTCGAATTTCGTCAGCATTAGCGTGTCTAATCGCATTGGTTAATGCTTCCTGCCCCATCCGTAGTAGGTTATTCTCCACTTCAGCGGGTAGAGAATACACTGCACCCTCAATCTCATAATGTAGAGTGGTATCCATTGCGGCAGTTCTGATTTGAGCGACGAGACGATGTAGAGCGCTCTGTAAACTGCCCTCCTCCAAAAGCTGAGGACGGAGCGCGACAACCGATCGCCGCGCTTCAGTCAGTCCCGTTCGTGCCAATTCTTTGATCAGATCCAGGTGTGCCTGAGCAGCTTCTACATCATCCGTTAGCACCTGTTTTGCCGCTCCCACCTGAGCCAGAATGCCTGTAAACGCCTGAGCGAGTGTGTCGTGAATTTCACGCGCCATGCGGTTGCGCTCTTCCAAAATTGAAGCGGCTTCTGCTTGCTTAAGAGCCGTAATATCTCGCGCCAGCCAAATCACTTTATCGTAGTCGATTGGGGCAATGCGAGCCGAAAACCAGGCTTCTCGTCCATTTAAAAACACACTGTACTCGACTGTGAGGGTTTGTTGGGTTCTTAGCACCTGCTGAATATAACCTAGAAATTCATCAGCTTGTGCTTTTCCGAGTTGGTGCATGGTTTGACCAATCATCTCCTCAAAGGGTTGCCATAGCAGACTTGGTTCCAGTACCACTATTTCAAGAAGTCGCCCTTCAGCAGACATTACAAACAATGGATCGGGAATTGCCTCAATTAGAGTCCGTAGCTTTGTCTCTGAGGCTTGTAGGGCTGCTTCTGCTTGCTTACGATCGCTAATATCCGCAATCACCCCTTCGGTGTAGTCATCGTCTGCATTCAGATAAAGAGAGAAAAGCCCCCAAAACAATGTCCCATCTCGTTTTCGCAGTTGCACTTCAAAGTTTTGCAGTTCACCATCACGCTTCAGCAATTCAATAGCTTGCTGGCGATCGCTGGGATTCACATAACAGTCTGTAGTGTATTTCAGCCCAATCACCTCCTCTGGTGAATCAAAGCCAAACAGATTGGCAAAGCGTTGATTGGCTTCGAGAATTAATCCATCACAGGTGCGGGTTCGGTAGATGCCAACCTGCGAGTTTTCGAAGATATTGCGGAACTTAGCTTCACTGTGTTGTAATGCCTCTTCTGCTTGCCTACGCTGGGTGGTGTCACTGCCAACCGATAAGATTTCAACGACCTCTCCCTGTTCATTGAAGATAGCTTGATTCGACCAGGCCATCCAAACTCGCCGACCGTCTCGACACAGGTTTTCACTCTCGCCTTGCGGGTACGATTGAGGATTACGAAGTAAATCGTGGACCATGGGTCTCACATCGCGTCCAGAGGTTTCGATGTCTGGAATGATGGTTTCAAATAAGGTTCGCCCTACAATCTGATGTTCTTCATAGCCAAGAAGTTTTACCCCATAATCGTTGATGTATCGAATTCGTCCTTGCGTGTCATAGCAAATGATGACAGAATTCGCGGTTTGTAGCAGGTTGCGGTAATTGGCCTCACTTTGTCGTAACGCAGCAGTTCGTTCTGCGACCTGTTGCTCTAAAGTGCAGTTGTAGTCGGCTAGAAGTTTCTCGGCTTGTTTGCGCTCTGTAATGTCCTGAAAGGTAGCGATCGCATGAGTGATATTGCCCTGTTGATCAAAAACTGGTGTTCCCCGCGCCTCAACTAGAATTGAGACATGATCTCGACGAATTTCTATATCTTCAGTCCTGATGCGTTCGCCCCTTAATGCCCGCACATTAGGCAGGCTCTCCGGTGGATAGATTTGATCCGTTCCCGCTACATAAAGCTGATAAGCCTCTGAGAGTTGCTCCGGTGCTATGGAAGTATCAGTTTCTTTGCCCAGGAGTTGATTGCTGCATTGGTTGGCATAATAAGGGCAACCCGTCGCATCCACGATCGCAATTCCCACCGGAATCGCTTCGAGGAACTGGGTGATCTTGCTTTCCTTAGCTTGCAGTTCTGAGTAAAGGTTGGCATTTTCGATGGCGATCGCTGCTTGAGTCGATAATAGCTGCAAGACCTGCGATCGCTCCGGTGTAAATACTCCAGCTGTTAACCGATTTTCTAAATACAATACACCGACCAGCTTGGCTTGATTCAGCAGCGGTAAACAGAAAACAGATTGAGGCTGGTTCTGTTGAATATATGGCTCATTAACAAAAGCATCTTCACGAGTCGCATCATTTAAGGCGACAGGCTTCAGAGTCCGAATCACATATTGAATGATTGACTCTGGCAATTGATCGGCAATTGGAATAGACTGTAACACCTGAGTCGCACAAGCATTCTCATCGGCATTGAGTTCACAAGCCGCTTCAATCGACCATTCTCCTGAATTTTCTAAAATCAGATATCCGGTTTGTGCGCCAGCATTCTCAATTACAGTTTGCATCAATAATCGCAGCAGTTGCTTCAGTTCAATTTCACGAGAAATCCCCTGTAAAGCTTTCATCACTGCTGCTAAATCTAAAGTGGTATGGAAGGAATTAGTGATAGTTTCAGCAGTAATAGGAATTGATGTGGAAGCGGCTCTAGACGACTGAGAAAAGAACTGTGGATAGCGAGTTTCTAAGTCTTTAACTTTAGTGGTTGCGCCCCAGCGATCGTAGCAATAATGCGCCTCTTTCATGTAGGTCTGAGCAATCTTTTCCCGACCTCGCGCCAGATAATGTTTTGCTGCTAATTCATAAGCTAATGCTTCTTCCTGGATATACTCATTTTCAGCAGCACCTGCGATCGCTCGTTCATAAAGTTCCTCAGCCTCAAAGAACTGCCCTAAGACTCGTGCTTTCTCTGCCTCGACTAGATAAAATTCATGTAGATAATTCATTGGGGCGTGTTCTGCCCATTTCTGCATCTTTTCTTGGTTGGTGTTAACACAGTTTAGCCAAGCTACTTTTTCAGAATTTGAAGCATCGAGCGATAGGCTCAAAAGCGCTAGAGAATGATAGAAACAGAATGTAGGTAGAACCGCTATTGCTGACACCTCTTCAAAATGTTTCCTTGCCAAAATAGCAGTCTGTACAGCTTGATAATATTCTTCAAATAGATAAAATAGTATGACTTTGTACAGATATAGCATTTGAATTGCAGTTCCATCTTTAACTGCAAGGGCGTGTGATAACGCCTCCTCTTCATTACACACCCGGCCAACTAAGCGACTGGGATTCTCAGACCTATCTAACAGATTAAGAATGGTCTGCCACAGTATTGCAATCCAAATCGAGGGGCTTTCCCGTCTGATTTGATTGATCGCTTTGCTATAGGTTGCTGTTTTTTGTTCCAGTTGGGTGAGTTCCTCGCCAGCAGAAAACGAGTTATAGCATACGTTATAGGCAGCATAAGCAGCGATTTCAAAGTCTCCGGTTTCCACTCCTTCCTGATAAGCCTCAATCAGCAGTGGTATCGTCTCCTTAAGATGTACTTTCAATTGCATAACATTGCCACTAAATAACTGTAATGCTCTAGCCTTGCCTTTTTTGGTATTCAATTGTTCCGCTAAGCTAAGAGCCAATTGACCAAATTTATAGCCGAGTTCAATGTCTTGAACAACTCCACATAGAACAAATCCGTAGGCAGTATAATACAGTGGTGACCAGATAGCATTACCGTAGTTGATTGATAAATTTACCGTTTTGCAAGTAATCAACATGAATAGTGCTGGTGATACTATGAATGCAGCAGCCCCTATACTCCCTAGGATTGACATTGCTGCTAGTGGTTCTGGTGCAGTCATCTCTGGTAAATTAACCAAGTCTTCAATTTCTCGTTCAGCTAATCGTGCAGCCGTTTCCTCCAATCCGCCTCGAACATCTAACTCACTTGGATTTTCTGGTAAGATTACTCCCAAGAGCTTCAACACTTGCAGTCCAATTTTAAGTACTTCTTTCAAGTTGCCCTGTGACAAATATCCTTGAATTCTGCTATCGTAAACCTGTACTTTGTCAACCACTGTTTTGGCACGAGCGAGTACCACTTCTACCAACTGTTCCATCTCATCAAAGCGACCCTGGAGATACGCCGCTTCTGCTGCTTCTGAGTACAGCGCTAAGGTGAGATAATACTCACTCTGCCAACTCTCTGAATTGAGGAGTTTAAGCCCTGTAGTGAAATACTTAAAAGCTGCTTCATAAGCCGTTGCTGCCTTTGCTTTCTGACCTGCCATTAAATTCAATCTGACAATTTCAGTTCGTTCTGATCGAGCAGTGACTAGCTCAAGTCCTTGATTGAAATGATCGATGATTTCAAACAACCGATCGGATCGTTGCTCTGGTGAAGTTTTTTTGAGCAAATTGCGACCGATTTGGAGATGAACCACTTGTTTGTGCGATTCATCAATCAAAGCATAAGCCGCTTGCTGAACGCGATCGTGCAGAAACTTATACTCTTGAACTAACAAATCTTCATCCAAGTCAGACAGCGGTTGAATTAATCCTGCTTGTATTGCTTCTAATAAATCCTGAAAAATTGCTTTCGGTGATTTTTCGCAAACGATCGCCAACGTTTCCAAATCAAACTCAGACCCAACACAAGCAGCGATGGAGAGAATTTGCTGTGTTGCTTCCGGCAATTTCTGCAACTGACGCAGCAGTAACTCCACCACATTATCGGTAATATCTTGAGCTTCAATCTCAGTTAAATTCCACTGCCAACTCAACTGTTGGGCATCAAAGGTTAACAGGTTTTCGCTATGCAGCAGCTTCAAAAATTCACCAACAAAGAAAGGGTTGCCCTCGGTTTTGCACAACACGACTTGGGCTAAGGAACGAACGGTATCAGGATTGTGATGTAATGTCTCAGCCACCAATTGAGTCAACGGTTCCAGCGTTAAGGGAGCCAGGATGATTTTCTGAAATACTGCTCCCTGGTTTCGCAGGCTCTCTAGCGTTAAGACCAACGGATGCGTTGGAGTTAGTTCGTTATCTCGGTAGGCTCCGATCAAAAACAGATACTGGATTTGCTCATCAAGTAAGATGAGTTCGATTAACTTCAACGTCGCAGAATCGATCCACTGTAGATCGTCTAAGAAAATGACTAGGGGATGCTCTTTTGCACAAAACGCCCGCACGAATCTTTGAAACGTGAGATTGAAGCGATTCTGTGCCTCAGTTGCTCCAACTTCGGGTAAAGGCGACTGCTCGCCAATGATGAGCTCAACTTCGGGGATGACATCAATGATGATTTGCCCGTTGCTGCCCAGAGCAGTGAGCAGACGCGATCGCCACACTTCCACCTGCTCATCCGGTTCGCTCAAGAGTTGCTGCACTAACTTTTGCAGAGCATTCACAATGGCGCTGTAGGGAATGTTGCGCCCAAATTGATCAAATTTGCCAGAGATAAAATAGCCTTGGTTTGCTGTGACCGGTTTATGGAGTTCCTGCACCAATGCTGTTTTGCCGATGCCAGCATAACCGGAGACCAGCATCATTTCACGATGCGGTGGTAGGGTAATGTCTTCTTCTGCTCCCCCACTTTCCCGTTCCCCTACTCCCTCACTCCCTGCCACTCTGTCAAACGCCGCCAATAATGCTGCAATCTTCGCTTCTTGCCCATACAGTTTTTGAGGAATGTTAAACTGCTCGGAAACATCTTGCAGACCCAATGGCATAGGTTCAATTAAACCCACTTCTGCCTGCTGCCGGGCACAGCGTTCTAAATCTGCTTTGATGCCCCAAGCACTTTGATAGCGATCCTCCGCGTTCTTTGCCATCAGTTTCAAAATAAGATCTGAAACAGGTTGGGGAATCGTTGAGTTTAATTCATGTGGGGGAGTCGGTGGTCTGGCAATGTGGCAGTGGACTAGCTCTAGGAGATCACTAGTGGGAAACGGCAATTGTCCCGTCAACAGTTCGTAGAAGGTTACGCCCAGTGAGTAGAAATCAGTGCGATAGTCGAGCATCCGGTTCATTCGTCCGGTTTGCTCTGGCGACAAATAGGCGGGGGTTCCTTCTAGAAGATGGAGACTTTTGAATGTGGGATTGGTGCGACTGAAGCGAGTGGCAATGCCAAAATCAATGATTTTGACAACGCCAGTCCTCGGATTAAAAACAATATTGCCAGGATTAATATCTTTATGAATGACATGAGCTGCATGGATTTTGCCTAGGGTATCAGTAATGGCGATCGCCATATTCAAAAAAACCGACAGCGGCATGGGAGAGAAGTCTAATTGTTGCCGCATCCAGCATTCTAAAGACTCTCCACCAAAATCTTCCAAAAGAATAACCAGCGTACGCTGGTAGTCTTGCTGGCTGTATGCCTTGACTACGCCTTCAATGTTGAGAAAGCGAGTAATTTCATATTCCTGCCGATAACGAGTTAATTCCTGAGGAGAGGGATAATCCTGCTTGAGAACTTTGGCAATTACTGCACAGTTATCTTGCTCTCTGATACCTCGATACACCAGAGAAGCTAAGCTCTCATAGATTTTGCTGTGGATAGTAATTCCAGGCAGGGTAATCATTGAATGCTCCCTCGATGAAGGACTGTCATCCGTTTCCCAAAGTATATCGCCTGCCAAACTTCAGAACATAAGGCTCCTTGTGTAGATCTTTATACCTTGACTTGTAATTGCTCAACTCGGTAGCTAATCAGACTGGTGCGAGGCAAGGGCATAAGAAATAGCCTGGAAGGCAGAGATACTCCCTCAGAGGACTGGGGCTTCAGATTCAAGATCTCCCACAGGCTGCCTCGGAATCGAGAGCCGTACTGCTGAAGCGTTGAGGCAGCCAGGGTCTGTCGTCGTTGGTTTACGGCAATAGCTCGTAGTGCCAACCGCTTCATCCGGGGGGCAAACAGGTCGTCGCCCGCATCAAAGGTGTGGGACATCGCTACCGGATTTTGCATTCAGATATTGATGGTCGGTTGGTTGGTTGTATGAATGTACTTTCGATCAAATTCGGATTCTAACTTAAGTTAGAGTCAGCCTTCTACTCTGCGATGGCATGGTTACTCTATCA carries:
- a CDS encoding response regulator transcription factor; protein product: MSQATTIRVLIADDHAIFRQGLATIINRDPDMSVIAQAENGEQAIALFEEHQPDITLMDLRMPEVEGVAAIGAICAAAKSARIIVLTTYDSDEDIYRGLQAGAKGYLLKETEPDELLNAIRTVHRGQKYIPPDVGAKLVQRLSNPELSERELAVLRSLAQGMSNADIAAALSIGEGTVKSHVNRILNKLDVSDRTQAVIVAVKRGIVSL
- a CDS encoding PAS domain S-box protein; this encodes MITLPGITIHSKIYESLASLVYRGIREQDNCAVIAKVLKQDYPSPQELTRYRQEYEITRFLNIEGVVKAYSQQDYQRTLVILLEDFGGESLECWMRQQLDFSPMPLSVFLNMAIAITDTLGKIHAAHVIHKDINPGNIVFNPRTGVVKIIDFGIATRFSRTNPTFKSLHLLEGTPAYLSPEQTGRMNRMLDYRTDFYSLGVTFYELLTGQLPFPTSDLLELVHCHIARPPTPPHELNSTIPQPVSDLILKLMAKNAEDRYQSAWGIKADLERCARQQAEVGLIEPMPLGLQDVSEQFNIPQKLYGQEAKIAALLAAFDRVAGSEGVGERESGGAEEDITLPPHREMMLVSGYAGIGKTALVQELHKPVTANQGYFISGKFDQFGRNIPYSAIVNALQKLVQQLLSEPDEQVEVWRSRLLTALGSNGQIIIDVIPEVELIIGEQSPLPEVGATEAQNRFNLTFQRFVRAFCAKEHPLVIFLDDLQWIDSATLKLIELILLDEQIQYLFLIGAYRDNELTPTHPLVLTLESLRNQGAVFQKIILAPLTLEPLTQLVAETLHHNPDTVRSLAQVVLCKTEGNPFFVGEFLKLLHSENLLTFDAQQLSWQWNLTEIEAQDITDNVVELLLRQLQKLPEATQQILSIAACVGSEFDLETLAIVCEKSPKAIFQDLLEAIQAGLIQPLSDLDEDLLVQEYKFLHDRVQQAAYALIDESHKQVVHLQIGRNLLKKTSPEQRSDRLFEIIDHFNQGLELVTARSERTEIVRLNLMAGQKAKAATAYEAAFKYFTTGLKLLNSESWQSEYYLTLALYSEAAEAAYLQGRFDEMEQLVEVVLARAKTVVDKVQVYDSRIQGYLSQGNLKEVLKIGLQVLKLLGVILPENPSELDVRGGLEETAARLAEREIEDLVNLPEMTAPEPLAAMSILGSIGAAAFIVSPALFMLITCKTVNLSINYGNAIWSPLYYTAYGFVLCGVVQDIELGYKFGQLALSLAEQLNTKKGKARALQLFSGNVMQLKVHLKETIPLLIEAYQEGVETGDFEIAAYAAYNVCYNSFSAGEELTQLEQKTATYSKAINQIRRESPSIWIAILWQTILNLLDRSENPSRLVGRVCNEEEALSHALAVKDGTAIQMLYLYKVILFYLFEEYYQAVQTAILARKHFEEVSAIAVLPTFCFYHSLALLSLSLDASNSEKVAWLNCVNTNQEKMQKWAEHAPMNYLHEFYLVEAEKARVLGQFFEAEELYERAIAGAAENEYIQEEALAYELAAKHYLARGREKIAQTYMKEAHYCYDRWGATTKVKDLETRYPQFFSQSSRAASTSIPITAETITNSFHTTLDLAAVMKALQGISREIELKQLLRLLMQTVIENAGAQTGYLILENSGEWSIEAACELNADENACATQVLQSIPIADQLPESIIQYVIRTLKPVALNDATREDAFVNEPYIQQNQPQSVFCLPLLNQAKLVGVLYLENRLTAGVFTPERSQVLQLLSTQAAIAIENANLYSELQAKESKITQFLEAIPVGIAIVDATGCPYYANQCSNQLLGKETDTSIAPEQLSEAYQLYVAGTDQIYPPESLPNVRALRGERIRTEDIEIRRDHVSILVEARGTPVFDQQGNITHAIATFQDITERKQAEKLLADYNCTLEQQVAERTAALRQSEANYRNLLQTANSVIICYDTQGRIRYINDYGVKLLGYEEHQIVGRTLFETIIPDIETSGRDVRPMVHDLLRNPQSYPQGESENLCRDGRRVWMAWSNQAIFNEQGEVVEILSVGSDTTQRRQAEEALQHSEAKFRNIFENSQVGIYRTRTCDGLILEANQRFANLFGFDSPEEVIGLKYTTDCYVNPSDRQQAIELLKRDGELQNFEVQLRKRDGTLFWGLFSLYLNADDDYTEGVIADISDRKQAEAALQASETKLRTLIEAIPDPLFVMSAEGRLLEIVVLEPSLLWQPFEEMIGQTMHQLGKAQADEFLGYIQQVLRTQQTLTVEYSVFLNGREAWFSARIAPIDYDKVIWLARDITALKQAEAASILEERNRMAREIHDTLAQAFTGILAQVGAAKQVLTDDVEAAQAHLDLIKELARTGLTEARRSVVALRPQLLEEGSLQSALHRLVAQIRTAAMDTTLHYEIEGAVYSLPAEVENNLLRMGQEALTNAIRHANADEIRVELIYERDQVCLRVQDNGQGFGVGSIPAFEGFGLLGMSERAERIGAQLTIRSQPGQGTEIIVTVNP
- a CDS encoding peptidoglycan-binding protein, with product MTSTFIATDSTLRQGDSGAAVTELQQLLNAKGINITVDGIFDDAT